From the Candidatus Omnitrophota bacterium genome, the window CTCGCGCTTTCCAAAAAGTAAATCGAGTAATGTCGTCTCCATAAATATCTTTATCGTGAACACGCAAAAAACATTTTCCATCAGGCAAAATAAAATAAAAATGTGTTATGCCATAAGATTTTTTAAGCTCTTGAAATAACGGTTGTAGTGCCTGGTATAGAACATCTCTGTCTTTTTCCAGATAAATATTCTGAAAATTCTCATCTTGCACAAAGACATTTAATGCCGCTGACAATTTCTCAGTATCTTGCTTCTCTAAAAGAGAAAAATCTTTATTAAAATCTTTCTTCATTTGAAGCATATTTTCCAGAAAGACTCTCTCAAAAGACTGCTGAGAAAAAAACAAAACAACTATAATAAGCAGTGCTATTGTAAAAAAACTAAAGAATAATTTATAAAATATTTTCATTCACTATCCTTCTTCTGTTCTTTAGCAATATTAATTTCCTTCTCTAATTTTTTAATCTTATCTTTAAGCTCTGCCATTCGCATCTCACGATTAACCATAAACTTATTTATTCTCTCCAGCTCTTCGTTTCTTCTTTTTACTTCACCTTCGAATTGTTTTCTTTCTGTTACATCTACAAAGCTTTCAATACCTCCGATAATTTTTCCTTTTCGGTCCCTTAAAAAATCAGCGTTCTTTGAAATAGTATGCTTTTGGCCTTGCTTATCAATAATAGTGCATTCCCTTGATAAGATTGGCTTGTTAACATCTGAATCATAAAGCCCACACTTATCATTACAAGGAGCCTGAGCAAAAATTGTGCATTCCTTGCCAATCATTTCATCAGCTTTATAGCCTGTGATTTCTTCTGCTTTTTTATTCCATAACAAAATTCTTCTTTTCGTATCAACCGTAAAAACAGCACTGGGAATAACTTTAAAAATATGTTCGGAAAATTTGTTAGCTTCTTTAGCTCTAAGTCCTGAAACAAAAACACCAATCGTCAACACCAAAATAAACACAACTAGAAAAACAATAACCAAAATCCACCAAAAATATTGAATTAATAGTTGCTGAAAACTTATTTTTCCATAATCTCTATAAAACCCAATACGTAACTCTCTTAAGCAATCATGGACAGGTTGATAACTAAGCGGAATAGCCCATCCAGCAATTTGAGCAGCTTTAGCTGCAGGATCATCCGCAGACATATTTAGCAATGCCTTTGCAACCGTATCTGATAAGTCATCAGAAACACTTGATAACGCAGCAAACGGCCATTCGGGATAAACGCGAGTACTGTGAAGAAATCCTACATGACACGCCAAATCTTCTTTGCGATCAACAGAATGCACATGGTTAAATACACGAACATCACCTAATGTTATCTTGCCTTCTTTTGACATTCGCTCTAAAGTATCCGTACGTACCGTTCCGGCATCTATATCCCCATTCAGAACAGCATAAACAACAGCATCATGAGTCCCGCCAAAACGCAATTCTTTAAAATCGCGATATGGATCTATGTTATTCAAAAGCAATTCTCTCAATGCAGCATGCCAGCCGCCTAGAGAATCCTCAGAAACAGCCATAAAACTTTTTCCTTCTAAATCACTTAAAACCTTTATATCTTCTCTATCTGACTTAAAAAATATAACACCTCCAAAAACAGTAGATGTCCCAGCTGCTGTTAAATTCTTAAGAGTCAAAAGTCTCCTAACGTCATATAAACTTTCTAACTCGACATAAAATGAAGAATTCGCTAAAATAAAATCAATTCTTTTGTTTTTTACTGCTGGCACAATATCATTAAAATCAAGTGGAACAATTTCAAATCTTTTTTCCGGAATGTGATCATTAAGGTAATTCGCGGTAGGACCCCATTGCTTTACGCAACGCTCATATCCACGCTTTGCAAGGACACCAATCTTGATTATCCTGGATTCAGAAGCATGCAGCATACGAGCAGAAATGAACATTAACAAAAAAACGATCAATATAATTCTTAATTTCTCAACTAAAATCA encodes:
- a CDS encoding PhnD/SsuA/transferrin family substrate-binding protein, producing the protein MILVEKLRIILIVFLLMFISARMLHASESRIIKIGVLAKRGYERCVKQWGPTANYLNDHIPEKRFEIVPLDFNDIVPAVKNKRIDFILANSSFYVELESLYDVRRLLTLKNLTAAGTSTVFGGVIFFKSDREDIKVLSDLEGKSFMAVSEDSLGGWHAALRELLLNNIDPYRDFKELRFGGTHDAVVYAVLNGDIDAGTVRTDTLERMSKEGKITLGDVRVFNHVHSVDRKEDLACHVGFLHSTRVYPEWPFAALSSVSDDLSDTVAKALLNMSADDPAAKAAQIAGWAIPLSYQPVHDCLRELRIGFYRDYGKISFQQLLIQYFWWILVIVFLVVFILVLTIGVFVSGLRAKEANKFSEHIFKVIPSAVFTVDTKRRILLWNKKAEEITGYKADEMIGKECTIFAQAPCNDKCGLYDSDVNKPILSRECTIIDKQGQKHTISKNADFLRDRKGKIIGGIESFVDVTERKQFEGEVKRRNEELERINKFMVNREMRMAELKDKIKKLEKEINIAKEQKKDSE